AAACGGAAATGCAAGAACGAGACAAAAAAATAATGAAGTGAATAATACTGACAGTCGACTCAAAGAAAATACCACCTTTTCTTTATTTTGTATGTACGTATTGATATTACATAATTCCCCCTTGGACTCAAAGACATATGTTTCCTTTTTAGTTATTTGTATCTATTATATTAATGAAAACATGACAACAGACGACACAAACTTTCTTCATAACTCACAGTAACGACAAATAGGACCTACATGCAGTAGTAGCACCTAGGTCCTGAATAATAGCAATCCCCAATATGGTATATACGTTTTCCACTTCAGAATGTTAATGAAGACTAATAGATTCACTCTCCCACCTGCAGCGCCGCCTTCCCCCGCTCCAGCTCAGGCTCGCGCACCGCTCCGCGGGTCAGCATCTTCCTGCCCGACCAACGAATGACGACAAGCACGCCACGTAAGTATTCATCGGCGATCATCGCCACATAGATGCCCGTCAGTCCCCAGCCCCACTGAATGCCGAGCACATAGGACAGCCCTGTCGCAATGAAGCCCATCGACAGTACGCTGATGATCATGGTGAAGCGGGTGTCGCCAACAGCAACAAGGGAGTTGCCGAACGCCATATTGACCATTTTGCCCGGCTGCAAAATCAGATTGAGCATTAGCAAGGACAAGCACATCGTCACTATGTCAGAGTCTGTTGTGAAGATGGACAAGATCGGCTCGCCGAGCGCATACAGGAGCAGTGCATTCAGCCCGACGATGACCAGCCCGATGCCTGATGCGCGGAACGTGCTACGGTATGCTTCCTCGGTACGTCCTGCTCCGAATAAGTAGGCAATCTGGATCTGAACGGCAAGGGCGATGGAGAAGCCCAGCATGAAGCAGAACGATTCGAGCGTGTTCATGTACGTTCGTGCTGCGAGCTCCTTCGCCCCAAGCATGGCGACGAACGTGTAGATCATCAGCTGTGACAGGAACCAGCTGGACATATTCAGTCCGAGCGGCCAACCGAGACGCAGCACCTCCTTCATTAAGGAGCGATCTGACGAGAGCCAGTCTCGCAGCTCCAGTCTTCGTTCGAATGCCCGGCTCCAGACGAAGTACAGCACGACGACTGCAAGCAATCTACTCGCTACCGTCGATACGGCTGCTCCGGCCAGTCCCATCTCCGGGAAGCCGAGCTCCCCCCCGATCAACGCATAGTTCAAGGCGATATGCACAACGTTCATACTGATCGCGACATACATCGGAGTCTGCGTGTCGCCCGTACTGCGGATCACCGTGCTGAGCGTTGACATAAGAGCGGTCAGCACCATGCCGCCGCCTACGATGGAGATGTAGATTTCCGCGAGCGGCAGCAGACCGCCCTCCAGCTGCAGCAGCTGTGCCAGCTCTGATGCTCCGAAATAGAGAGCAAGGCTAAGAGCAATGCCGATGACGAGCGATGCCTTCACCGTCATGATACCGATGAGCCGCGCATCCTCACCTTGCCTCGCTCCAATCCGCTGCGAGATCAGCACCCCGGCTCCCGCCGCAACAGCTGCGAACAGAATGTTCGCTGCATTGAACATCTGGGTCGCGATACCGACTACCGCCACCGCATCGTCGGATATACGACTTACCATCAGCGTATCCGCCGTTCCAAGCAGCAGATGTAGAAACATCTCAATAAATATGGGCCAAGCTAAAGCCCATAGCGTCATTTTTCTAGCTGTGTCTGACATGCTGCCTCCTCCTCTTACCACTCCGCGACGCTAGCCTGACCGCAGCGTCTATTTACGCCGCGCCGCTTATTTGATATTCCCCATTATAGGAGGAATGACGCCCGGCACATAGCACTTTGACAACTAGAACTATCATAATTTAAACTTGGATCATCTGTGTTTAAGGAGTGAATCCCATGCCGATCCTGCAATTGTCAGTGCCTCAGATGCCCCACTACATTGCAAGCGGTTACTTATTAAGCGAAGTCGGCAGTAAGCACCCGAATCGACGTAACTTCGGCGTATTCGATCTGCTCGCTGTTCGCTCGGGATGCTTATATATAGCTGAAGAAGACCGCAGCTACGAGGTTAGCAGCGGCACGGTCCTCATCCTGAGGCCGGACTGTCACCACTATCCAACAGCAGTCTGCTCAGAGCCAACAGGCTATTACTGGCTGCACTTCCATGCCGGAGGAATATGGAGGGTGAAGGAGGAGAGCAGCTTCGACGAGCACGAGGAGGAGCTTGTAGAGCCGTTCAATGCTACCACTCCACAAACCATACAACTGAACATTCCTCAATTCATGCATCCAGCCAAGCCTGCGAAGCTATACGAGCTGCTGGAGGGAATCCTCACACTAGATGCCCAGTCTCAGCGAACGTCCCGCTTCAAGCAGCAGCTGCTGTTCCTCGCGCTATTGGAGCAGCTGCAGCTTGGCGGTCAGACAGAGGAGGACGCATCTACCACACGCTGCGCGGACCTCGCCGCCTCGTATTTACGCAGTCGCTACCGCGAGGCAATCACGGCTCAGGCGCTTGGGGAGGCGCTCAGCTTCCACCCCGTCTACATCGCCAGATGCATGCAGAAGCGGTTCGGCTGCTCGCCATTCGAATATCTCAACCATTACCGGCTGGAGCAGGCGAAGCTGCTGCTCGTGCAGAGCGACCTGCCCATCACGCGCATCGCAGGCGAGGTCGGCTTCAATCAGCCGTCGTATTTCACCGCCTGCTTCGTGAAGCATACCGGCGTCACCCCTCGCGATTACCGCAGACAGTTCCAATAGCCCAGCGCCCCATACAATCGAATAGGCCCATGCGCATTGGCATGGGCCTATCACAGATCCGGACATGCGGGTCATCGCATCCGGCTCCTCCAAGATGATCCCCTCTGGGGATGTAGTTCATTGTTAATGTCAGAAAGGCTAATGTCAGAAAGGCAGTACCCACCATCATTTTTTGGCTCCGCTTTGCGAATCGTTTCACATTCCATACGTTCCAACATCGACTTGATGTTAACCGCCCAGCTCCGTCGTTTCATAATCGAAGAAG
Above is a genomic segment from Paenibacillus sp. YYML68 containing:
- a CDS encoding MATE family efflux transporter, whose product is MSDTARKMTLWALAWPIFIEMFLHLLLGTADTLMVSRISDDAVAVVGIATQMFNAANILFAAVAAGAGVLISQRIGARQGEDARLIGIMTVKASLVIGIALSLALYFGASELAQLLQLEGGLLPLAEIYISIVGGGMVLTALMSTLSTVIRSTGDTQTPMYVAISMNVVHIALNYALIGGELGFPEMGLAGAAVSTVASRLLAVVVLYFVWSRAFERRLELRDWLSSDRSLMKEVLRLGWPLGLNMSSWFLSQLMIYTFVAMLGAKELAARTYMNTLESFCFMLGFSIALAVQIQIAYLFGAGRTEEAYRSTFRASGIGLVIVGLNALLLYALGEPILSIFTTDSDIVTMCLSLLMLNLILQPGKMVNMAFGNSLVAVGDTRFTMIISVLSMGFIATGLSYVLGIQWGWGLTGIYVAMIADEYLRGVLVVIRWSGRKMLTRGAVREPELERGKAALQVGE
- a CDS encoding AraC family transcriptional regulator, which gives rise to MPILQLSVPQMPHYIASGYLLSEVGSKHPNRRNFGVFDLLAVRSGCLYIAEEDRSYEVSSGTVLILRPDCHHYPTAVCSEPTGYYWLHFHAGGIWRVKEESSFDEHEEELVEPFNATTPQTIQLNIPQFMHPAKPAKLYELLEGILTLDAQSQRTSRFKQQLLFLALLEQLQLGGQTEEDASTTRCADLAASYLRSRYREAITAQALGEALSFHPVYIARCMQKRFGCSPFEYLNHYRLEQAKLLLVQSDLPITRIAGEVGFNQPSYFTACFVKHTGVTPRDYRRQFQ